A genome region from Fibrobacter sp. UWB15 includes the following:
- a CDS encoding 3-phosphoshikimate 1-carboxyvinyltransferase, which produces MEFVLNPDRERMELALVMALLVNGRTVFEDFSFAAGVEPFAEALKEFGLNYTQQGHQLVLEGKGFQYTLPSMLPIDLGEARCVMLWTLASKDVEQIYTFAAENDETGIVQVARAKELLQKYFKVKPVDDEPAKFTFTFAPEEIAIKKDSLGNVATVMRNRLLLRTLIRGEYLSFEEKGSVHDQWTKMLMYFGVSLKYETRGMEQLTELERRMMMARGQKIERTQFTEISETPVITGRDYYVPGDTTEAMALALLATIASIPKNTEVALKNVDLNSSRAGALTCLKRMGGNFETVSRRERFGDVYGDVMVYPLASGKRLQGRRFSEDTIATGIEEYPFLAVAACFAEGETILRIPKELRKEMRSTNEALAENLRKTGAEVGVYDDGLVIRGLETIVNGSDFDGGELPQNGLALSVLSIALENDEPVANSELVEATYPGLLQKLKLLLEQATAKPETEAS; this is translated from the coding sequence ATGGAATTTGTTTTAAACCCCGACCGCGAACGCATGGAACTTGCGCTGGTAATGGCGCTGCTCGTGAATGGTCGTACCGTTTTTGAAGATTTCTCTTTTGCCGCAGGTGTAGAACCTTTTGCCGAGGCCCTCAAGGAATTTGGCCTGAATTATACGCAACAAGGCCACCAACTGGTGCTCGAAGGTAAGGGCTTTCAATACACGCTTCCGAGCATGCTCCCGATAGACTTGGGCGAAGCTCGTTGCGTGATGCTTTGGACGCTAGCTTCCAAGGATGTAGAGCAGATTTATACGTTTGCCGCCGAAAATGACGAAACGGGCATTGTGCAGGTGGCACGTGCCAAGGAACTTTTGCAGAAGTATTTCAAGGTAAAGCCTGTCGACGATGAACCGGCAAAGTTTACGTTTACCTTTGCGCCCGAAGAAATTGCAATTAAAAAGGATTCGCTGGGCAACGTAGCGACCGTGATGCGAAACCGCTTGCTTTTGCGCACGCTCATTCGTGGCGAATACCTGTCTTTTGAAGAAAAGGGCTCGGTTCACGATCAGTGGACCAAGATGCTCATGTACTTTGGTGTTTCGCTGAAGTATGAAACTCGCGGCATGGAACAGCTCACGGAACTGGAACGCCGCATGATGATGGCTCGCGGCCAGAAGATTGAACGCACTCAATTTACCGAGATTTCGGAAACGCCGGTGATTACGGGCCGCGACTACTATGTTCCGGGAGATACCACCGAAGCGATGGCCTTGGCGCTGCTTGCGACGATTGCTAGCATTCCCAAGAATACAGAAGTGGCTCTCAAGAATGTGGATTTGAACAGCTCCCGCGCGGGGGCGCTCACTTGCCTCAAGCGCATGGGCGGTAACTTTGAAACGGTGAGCCGCCGCGAACGTTTTGGCGATGTTTACGGCGATGTGATGGTTTATCCGCTCGCTTCGGGCAAGCGCTTGCAGGGCAGGCGCTTTTCGGAAGATACCATTGCGACGGGTATCGAGGAATACCCGTTCTTGGCGGTGGCCGCCTGCTTTGCCGAAGGCGAAACCATTTTGCGTATCCCCAAGGAACTGCGTAAAGAAATGCGCTCCACCAACGAAGCCTTGGCCGAGAACTTGCGCAAGACGGGCGCCGAAGTGGGCGTCTATGACGACGGCCTTGTGATTCGCGGGCTTGAAACGATTGTGAACGGAAGCGACTTTGACGGGGGAGAGTTGCCGCAGAATGGCCTTGCGCTTTCGGTGCTTTCGATTGCTCTTGAAAACGATGAACCGGTGGCGAATTCCGAATTGGTCGAAGCAACCTATCCGGGCTTATTGCAGAAGCTGAAACTTCTGCTGGAACAGGCCACGGCAAAGCCTGAAACGGAGGCGTCGTAG
- a CDS encoding NAD(+)/NADH kinase, translated as MNKVKKFQFRTIGIVGWKDKNPDLALALDVISGWADEHPQVTFCVLNNLKDLVRKPIKVVKENTLCKSDLLLAIGGDGTVLSAAHMALGHDTPILGVNAGRVGFLAETRVEGLSQTLDSLLAGDFSTRERMMIDAVVYHGKKQVAKQTVLNEVHVRAHAPERMVNVSVEYNGTALTDYWADSVLVSTPTGSTAYNLAAGGPIIHPATPAVVLTPVAASSLSVRPLVLSLSSKKLQMKSAVDGPLDLVFDGRTTIVLKPNDVLTLAESKSVTTFIRLRHTGFVGALREKLGWTGKPRQV; from the coding sequence GTGAACAAAGTCAAAAAATTCCAATTCCGCACGATTGGTATCGTGGGCTGGAAAGACAAGAATCCGGATTTGGCTCTCGCCCTCGATGTGATTTCGGGCTGGGCCGACGAACATCCGCAGGTGACGTTCTGCGTGTTGAACAATCTGAAGGATTTGGTGCGCAAGCCTATCAAGGTGGTCAAGGAAAATACGCTTTGCAAGTCCGACTTGTTGCTTGCCATTGGCGGTGACGGCACGGTGCTTTCGGCGGCGCACATGGCGCTCGGGCACGACACGCCCATTCTGGGCGTGAACGCGGGTCGAGTCGGGTTCTTGGCCGAGACCCGTGTCGAAGGCCTTTCGCAGACATTGGATAGCTTGCTTGCCGGCGACTTTTCGACCCGCGAGCGCATGATGATTGACGCGGTCGTTTACCATGGTAAAAAGCAAGTGGCAAAGCAGACGGTGCTAAACGAGGTTCACGTTCGTGCGCACGCGCCCGAGCGCATGGTGAACGTGAGCGTGGAATACAACGGAACAGCCTTGACCGATTACTGGGCCGATTCCGTGCTCGTTTCGACTCCGACGGGTTCTACCGCCTACAACCTGGCGGCTGGCGGCCCGATTATTCATCCGGCAACGCCCGCGGTGGTGCTGACTCCGGTGGCGGCGAGCAGTCTTTCGGTGCGCCCGCTGGTGCTTTCGCTTTCGTCCAAGAAACTCCAGATGAAGTCGGCTGTCGATGGCCCGCTGGACCTGGTGTTTGATGGCCGTACCACGATCGTCTTGAAACCGAACGACGTGCTGACTCTTGCCGAAAGCAAGTCGGTGACGACGTTTATTCGTTTGCGTCATACGGGATTTGTGGGTGCGCTTCGCGAAAAACTCGGCTGGACAGGAAAACCGAGGCAGGTCTAG
- a CDS encoding MetQ/NlpA family ABC transporter substrate-binding protein has product MKKILLLCALLSSFAAARFDCCARKHATLKKEVTAVTVTVGVVNAEDESTLKKVSASLSSEGIQLQVKKLGDQGKASEALSNGLVDALYTGSLQVRPDTEKKEVLSTLKKKLESAAR; this is encoded by the coding sequence GTGAAGAAAATACTTTTATTATGTGCTTTATTAAGTTCTTTTGCTGCGGCTCGATTTGACTGTTGCGCCCGTAAGCATGCAACCCTCAAAAAAGAAGTGACGGCAGTGACCGTGACGGTGGGCGTCGTAAACGCAGAAGATGAATCAACGCTGAAAAAAGTGTCGGCTTCGCTTTCTAGCGAAGGAATCCAACTCCAGGTAAAAAAGTTGGGCGACCAGGGCAAGGCATCCGAAGCGCTTTCAAACGGGCTTGTCGATGCCCTGTATACAGGTAGCCTCCAGGTTCGCCCTGATACCGAAAAGAAAGAAGTCCTTTCAACCTTAAAAAAGAAACTTGAAAGTGCTGCTCGATAG
- a CDS encoding fibrobacter succinogenes major paralogous domain-containing protein — translation MPSQNNTSFKYGSFTDARDGETYRTIKIGNQVWMAENLRYKTEDSFAPGNEESNVAQYGRLYKWTTALNIPAEYQEQSPAKDINMYREIKADNYQGIAPEGWHIPSIKEWETLMENLSAKSNGAELRSECVWQKPGTDTLGFFALPAGYRFDNGAFCQFGKRVRFWCKEEYGTANAYRFNLTEDSMDIEGVYRSDAISVRCVKNA, via the coding sequence ATGCCTAGCCAAAACAATACAAGCTTTAAATACGGTTCCTTTACCGATGCACGCGATGGCGAAACCTACCGCACCATAAAAATCGGCAACCAGGTGTGGATGGCCGAAAACCTGCGCTATAAGACAGAAGACAGTTTCGCCCCCGGCAATGAAGAATCCAACGTTGCTCAATACGGCAGGCTCTATAAATGGACTACCGCACTGAACATTCCTGCAGAATACCAGGAACAGTCCCCGGCAAAAGACATCAACATGTATCGCGAAATCAAGGCCGACAACTACCAGGGCATTGCTCCGGAAGGCTGGCACATTCCAAGCATTAAGGAATGGGAAACCTTGATGGAAAACTTGTCAGCCAAGTCAAACGGTGCGGAACTGCGCAGCGAATGTGTCTGGCAAAAGCCCGGCACCGACACTTTGGGATTTTTCGCACTCCCTGCCGGTTACCGTTTCGACAATGGCGCCTTCTGCCAGTTCGGCAAGCGCGTTCGTTTCTGGTGCAAGGAAGAATACGGCACGGCCAATGCCTATCGCTTTAACCTTACCGAAGACTCCATGGACATCGAAGGCGTTTACAGATCCGACGCCATTTCTGTCCGTTGCGTAAAAAACGCCTAA
- a CDS encoding vWA domain-containing protein: MKSRFLLTAGFALSMFFAACSDDSASANPIDAGKDNGQIADETPSDTTTHKKSSVDTEDGATFETKGNPSYSDYGISESYEGGIRMVDAVYTAEPTSVMVPGEVADMTVLDEYIPVDYAPGGGDGGFNGKTYGLLTASEWNDLDNWSSWTEIMSGEFASKADYWDFDPRNLAAVQVVDENGTGIANVSVKLLKGDNEVFATKTDNKGYAYCWVNLFDGGTEEVFKDEDFSLKINGEISEAPVKLTSIGNDSLRVNVVTSDAKQADAKADIAFIVDATGSMGDEIRFLQSDLKYIIDHAHSETNVALRTAVVFYRDENDEYLTRGKDFSTDVANTQTFIDEQYANGGGDYPEAVHSALEATLQNFSWNESARARIAFLILDAPAHHQDDVIESLQKSIELYAKNGIKLIPVAASGVDKDTESMLRFFEIITGGTYVFLTDDSGIGYSHIEASVGDHDVEKLADLMIRLIKKYVE, translated from the coding sequence ATGAAATCCAGATTTTTATTGACTGCAGGTTTTGCGCTCAGCATGTTTTTTGCGGCCTGTAGCGACGACAGCGCCAGTGCAAATCCAATTGACGCGGGCAAAGACAACGGCCAAATTGCAGACGAGACCCCGTCTGACACAACCACGCATAAAAAGTCCTCCGTCGATACCGAAGACGGAGCTACCTTCGAAACAAAAGGCAACCCTTCCTATAGCGATTACGGCATAAGCGAATCTTACGAAGGCGGCATTCGCATGGTCGACGCCGTCTATACCGCAGAACCGACTTCTGTCATGGTGCCCGGAGAAGTCGCGGACATGACAGTTCTCGACGAGTACATTCCTGTAGACTACGCCCCCGGCGGAGGAGATGGCGGATTTAACGGCAAGACTTATGGTCTGCTCACGGCCTCCGAATGGAACGATTTGGACAATTGGAGTTCCTGGACAGAAATAATGTCTGGCGAATTTGCCTCCAAGGCAGACTACTGGGATTTTGACCCGCGCAATCTCGCGGCGGTACAAGTGGTAGACGAAAACGGCACCGGCATAGCCAACGTTTCGGTAAAGCTATTGAAAGGGGACAATGAGGTTTTTGCCACGAAGACCGATAACAAGGGATATGCCTACTGCTGGGTAAACCTGTTTGACGGTGGCACCGAAGAAGTCTTTAAAGATGAAGATTTTTCGTTGAAAATCAACGGAGAAATATCAGAGGCCCCCGTAAAGCTTACCTCCATCGGTAACGACTCGCTCAGAGTGAACGTGGTTACAAGCGACGCCAAGCAAGCTGACGCCAAGGCAGACATCGCCTTTATCGTTGACGCCACCGGTTCCATGGGCGACGAAATCCGATTCCTCCAATCGGACCTCAAATACATCATAGACCACGCCCACTCGGAAACTAATGTCGCTTTACGTACGGCTGTCGTATTCTACCGCGACGAAAACGACGAATACCTCACCCGCGGCAAGGATTTTTCGACTGACGTTGCCAACACTCAAACATTTATCGATGAACAGTACGCTAACGGTGGAGGCGACTACCCCGAGGCAGTGCACTCCGCACTCGAAGCCACGCTACAAAATTTCTCTTGGAACGAATCGGCCCGTGCACGCATCGCCTTCTTGATTCTTGACGCCCCCGCCCACCACCAGGACGATGTCATCGAAAGCCTCCAGAAATCCATCGAGCTCTACGCCAAGAACGGAATCAAGCTCATTCCCGTAGCAGCAAGCGGCGTCGACAAGGACACAGAATCCATGTTGCGTTTCTTCGAGATTATCACGGGCGGCACCTACGTGTTCCTCACCGACGACAGCGGCATCGGTTACTCGCATATCGAAGCTTCTGTGGGCGACCACGACGTAGAAAAGCTCGCCGACCTGATGATTCGACTGATCAAAAAATACGTGGAATAA
- the ffh gene encoding signal recognition particle protein, which translates to MFSQLTDSLESTLKNLRGQGKLTEENVAESLREVRRAFLEADVNFNVTRDFVKAVKEKAMGSEVLSSVTPGQQIVKIIHDELVAVMGGETKEINLSAPAPVGIMMVGLQGSGKTTFAGKIALWMRSKKKRKPLLVAADVYRPAAIKQLQVLGKSIGIPVYDEGQGNPVEIIKHGYQYAKDNGFDLVIYDTAGRLQIDEELMQELEKASDAVHPDEILFVADAMIGQEAVNVAETFWNRLNFTGVCLSKMDGDTRGGAALSIKKMTGVPICFIGVGEKLPEIELFHPDRMASRILGMGDVVSLVEKAQQVIDEKDAKDLKKKILNNTFDLNDFLNQLRTIKKLGRIKDILSLIPGLNKLPIDQIDEKELVYVEAVLSSMTPKERKKPQILDGSRKARVAKGSGTEIGRVNAVLKQYETMKEMFKKVGDMARKQNNGGTVGSNYTPPKDKKKKKKK; encoded by the coding sequence ATGTTTTCACAGCTGACTGACTCTCTAGAATCTACTCTCAAGAACCTGCGCGGGCAGGGCAAGCTCACCGAAGAAAACGTCGCCGAATCGCTGCGCGAAGTGCGCCGCGCATTCCTCGAAGCCGACGTGAACTTCAACGTGACCCGCGACTTCGTTAAGGCCGTCAAGGAAAAGGCCATGGGCTCCGAAGTGCTTTCCTCGGTGACTCCCGGTCAGCAGATTGTGAAAATCATCCACGACGAACTTGTGGCCGTGATGGGTGGCGAAACCAAGGAAATCAACCTTTCCGCTCCGGCTCCGGTCGGCATCATGATGGTTGGCCTGCAGGGTTCCGGTAAGACGACCTTCGCCGGCAAAATCGCCCTCTGGATGCGCAGCAAAAAGAAGAGGAAGCCGCTTTTGGTGGCCGCTGACGTGTACCGCCCCGCCGCTATCAAGCAGTTGCAGGTGCTCGGCAAGTCGATTGGCATTCCCGTTTACGACGAAGGCCAGGGCAATCCGGTCGAAATCATCAAGCACGGTTACCAGTACGCCAAGGACAACGGCTTTGACTTAGTGATTTACGATACCGCAGGCCGCTTGCAGATTGACGAAGAGTTGATGCAGGAACTCGAAAAGGCCAGCGACGCCGTTCACCCGGATGAAATTTTGTTCGTAGCCGACGCCATGATCGGTCAGGAAGCGGTGAACGTGGCAGAGACCTTCTGGAACCGCCTGAACTTTACGGGCGTTTGCCTTTCGAAGATGGACGGCGACACCCGCGGCGGTGCAGCGCTCAGCATCAAGAAGATGACGGGCGTGCCCATCTGCTTTATCGGTGTCGGCGAAAAGCTCCCCGAAATCGAACTGTTCCACCCCGACCGTATGGCCAGCCGAATCCTCGGCATGGGCGACGTGGTGAGCCTCGTGGAAAAGGCCCAGCAGGTCATCGACGAAAAAGACGCCAAGGACCTGAAGAAGAAGATTCTCAACAACACCTTCGACCTGAACGATTTCTTGAACCAGCTGCGCACCATCAAGAAGCTCGGCCGCATCAAAGATATTCTGAGCCTGATTCCGGGCCTGAACAAGCTCCCCATCGACCAGATTGATGAAAAGGAACTAGTTTACGTGGAAGCCGTGCTCAGCTCCATGACGCCCAAGGAACGCAAGAAACCGCAGATTTTGGACGGCAGCCGCAAGGCTCGCGTAGCCAAGGGTTCCGGCACTGAAATCGGCCGCGTGAACGCCGTGCTCAAGCAGTACGAAACCATGAAGGAAATGTTCAAGAAGGTCGGCGACATGGCCCGCAAGCAAAACAATGGCGGTACCGTGGGCAGTAACTACACGCCGCCAAAAGACAAGAAGAAAAAGAAGAAGAAATAA
- the fliB gene encoding flagellin lysine-N-methylase codes for MILRKPDFYDQFKCIASRCSDTCCVGWEIDIDEATQEVYRKVAGAFGERLRANIEDGHFKLLPHDRCPFLDKDNLCEVFQNLGEDALCDICTEHPRFVEVYGDIMERGLGLCCEEAARLLLEGEGPLTFTCEECDEPEDELDDDDLDIRDQILGEREWMFETLADQGLPFAERLYKIFGYTGENPFAPFESANAMFELLSKLESYGPDWDAALERIKARIDSSEPIVDQGFFTENESCRLLTYLIYRHYAKCLFEGREQGKRQFALFFWNLARFFTKELAGSNSAVTPSPRTNTKINAVKILSKQLEYCQEIMEIVEISLDE; via the coding sequence ATGATTCTTCGAAAGCCCGATTTTTATGACCAGTTCAAATGCATTGCCTCGCGGTGCAGCGACACTTGTTGTGTCGGCTGGGAAATCGATATTGACGAGGCGACACAAGAGGTTTACCGCAAGGTGGCGGGAGCCTTTGGCGAGCGGCTCCGCGCAAATATTGAAGACGGGCATTTTAAATTACTCCCCCACGACCGTTGTCCGTTTTTAGACAAAGACAACCTCTGCGAGGTTTTCCAGAACTTGGGCGAAGACGCCCTGTGCGATATTTGCACCGAGCATCCGCGATTTGTCGAGGTCTACGGCGATATAATGGAGCGTGGGCTCGGGCTCTGCTGCGAAGAAGCCGCGCGCTTGCTGCTTGAAGGCGAAGGCCCGCTGACCTTTACCTGCGAAGAATGCGACGAGCCCGAAGACGAATTGGATGACGACGACCTTGATATCCGCGACCAGATTCTCGGGGAACGCGAATGGATGTTCGAAACGCTTGCTGACCAAGGCTTGCCTTTCGCCGAGAGACTCTACAAAATTTTCGGCTATACGGGCGAGAATCCGTTTGCACCGTTTGAAAGTGCGAATGCCATGTTCGAACTTTTGTCAAAGCTTGAAAGCTACGGCCCGGACTGGGACGCCGCTCTCGAGCGCATCAAAGCCCGAATAGACTCAAGCGAACCGATTGTAGATCAAGGGTTCTTTACCGAAAACGAAAGTTGCCGACTGCTCACCTACCTGATTTACCGGCATTACGCCAAGTGCCTTTTCGAAGGACGCGAACAGGGCAAGCGCCAATTTGCATTGTTCTTCTGGAACCTGGCCCGATTCTTTACCAAGGAACTTGCAGGTTCGAATTCCGCTGTCACACCTAGCCCGCGGACCAACACAAAAATAAACGCGGTCAAGATTCTTTCGAAGCAGCTGGAATACTGTCAAGAAATTATGGAAATCGTCGAGATTTCTCTGGACGAATAA
- a CDS encoding MATE family efflux transporter, with product MVDAILNKFYRPSKFKKNGDVKDVLVVALPMLMSMSFDTIMTFIDRLFLSKLGPAEMNAALGAGAVQLALTMFFTGAISYTTAMVAQRLGGKKRWDCARVFMQAVYLSLVSVPLLYLTIPLGHFVFGMEHLPADQLQYQKTYFNILMFGGIINLVRNAAPCFFSGIGETKIVMKAAFVGMLVNVVCNFFLIYGFGPIPALGVAGAAYGTLIGNLVSTVILFAKFFGKNCHDRFRTRYAFAFSWPLTKELLQKGIPSGVEMCLNMAAFQLLILMFHALGPEAATASSVMFNWDMVAYVPLMGLEVASTSLVGRYVGARDGAAASRSTYSGLKLGWGYSLLMGVFFIFLPGILTDIFKPDAAEASAEALAIFAAARPMSIFMLRIATFYIFVEVLLVIYAGALRGAGDTVWVMFACAIMNWCVAGALYVAAYIFHLPPQYAWITVVAVYSTAPLIFWLRWKSGKWRKHVMDKDRLAA from the coding sequence ATGGTCGACGCGATACTCAATAAGTTCTACAGACCGTCTAAATTCAAGAAAAACGGTGATGTAAAGGATGTGCTCGTAGTGGCACTTCCCATGCTCATGTCGATGTCTTTCGACACGATCATGACTTTTATCGACCGCCTGTTCCTTTCGAAGCTTGGCCCAGCCGAAATGAATGCGGCGCTTGGGGCGGGAGCGGTGCAGCTTGCACTTACCATGTTCTTTACCGGTGCCATCAGTTACACGACCGCTATGGTGGCGCAGCGTCTGGGTGGCAAAAAGCGCTGGGATTGCGCCCGCGTGTTTATGCAGGCGGTTTACCTATCGCTTGTTTCGGTCCCGCTTTTGTACCTCACGATTCCGCTAGGCCATTTTGTGTTTGGAATGGAGCATTTGCCGGCGGACCAACTGCAGTATCAAAAGACCTACTTTAATATTTTGATGTTCGGCGGCATCATTAACTTGGTGCGCAATGCGGCTCCGTGTTTCTTTAGCGGTATCGGCGAAACTAAGATCGTGATGAAGGCTGCTTTCGTGGGCATGCTCGTGAATGTCGTCTGCAACTTCTTCTTGATTTACGGCTTTGGTCCGATTCCTGCTTTGGGCGTGGCGGGTGCTGCTTATGGCACCTTGATCGGGAACCTGGTTTCGACGGTGATTTTGTTCGCAAAATTCTTCGGCAAGAATTGTCACGACCGTTTCCGCACCCGTTATGCGTTTGCATTCAGTTGGCCCCTGACCAAGGAACTCTTGCAGAAGGGCATTCCCTCTGGTGTCGAAATGTGCCTGAACATGGCGGCGTTCCAGCTCCTGATTCTCATGTTCCATGCGCTTGGGCCCGAGGCGGCCACGGCGTCTTCGGTCATGTTCAACTGGGACATGGTGGCCTACGTTCCGCTGATGGGCCTTGAAGTGGCGTCCACAAGCCTCGTGGGGCGTTACGTGGGTGCGCGCGACGGTGCCGCGGCATCGCGTTCGACTTATTCCGGCCTCAAACTCGGCTGGGGATATTCTTTGCTGATGGGCGTTTTCTTTATCTTCTTGCCGGGCATACTGACGGATATCTTTAAACCCGATGCCGCTGAAGCTTCTGCCGAGGCGCTTGCCATTTTCGCTGCAGCGCGGCCTATGAGCATATTCATGTTGCGGATTGCGACCTTCTACATTTTTGTGGAAGTCCTGCTTGTGATTTATGCGGGTGCGCTTCGTGGTGCGGGCGATACCGTGTGGGTCATGTTCGCGTGTGCCATTATGAACTGGTGCGTGGCGGGTGCCCTGTACGTGGCGGCCTACATTTTCCACCTGCCGCCTCAATACGCCTGGATCACGGTCGTTGCCGTGTACAGTACGGCACCGCTTATTTTCTGGCTCCGCTGGAAGAGCGGTAAATGGCGTAAGCACGTGATGGATAAAGACCGCCTGGCGGCCTAG
- a CDS encoding alpha/beta fold hydrolase — protein sequence MTIHNNFALFSAAILASTLFFAACSDDSSSAPEEKSSHEEETSHEEHHGHHMDEPSEGDLTLGDEDIQDGFIFLQDTTINGVLTVSTTTPGATVLKNVKVTGNLLIKRSGRVDFSGSADVVHVGSSNTDVYAFEDEAQVNGHHFMGKNNTFTTKSFAEYQNVDWTEKSVDLATGIHLAYTVTGDEKGTPVVLIHGLTDGRVSWSQVAPSLAKKGYRVYVPEYRGNGKTDKPIDESSYSVAELASDIAAFVEKLGLKKVHIVGHSLGAFIAQELSITNAEIVSSITLIGSGASVDEKNATLDWLVNGTDDESFDGIYAYDSTQKLPESFIQAWGYSTNPDKGFQAANLEHLKQVPYYVWKYLVKNLLKIDNTKRLSSIATDVQIIWGTKDALFDSESQKTLQKGLSGAKSVVFHEVEGADHNTHWGSAEDVKTVTGYIDEFIKSLKK from the coding sequence ATGACAATTCATAATAATTTTGCTTTATTCTCGGCAGCAATTCTTGCTTCTACACTTTTCTTTGCCGCCTGCTCTGATGATTCTAGTAGCGCCCCCGAAGAAAAATCTTCTCACGAAGAAGAAACTTCCCACGAAGAGCACCATGGCCATCATATGGACGAACCTAGTGAAGGCGACCTGACGCTTGGAGATGAAGATATTCAAGATGGATTCATTTTCTTGCAAGATACAACAATCAATGGGGTGCTGACGGTTTCTACGACAACGCCAGGTGCAACGGTCCTAAAGAATGTCAAGGTGACCGGAAATTTGCTCATCAAGCGTTCTGGCCGTGTCGATTTTTCTGGAAGTGCCGATGTTGTTCATGTGGGGAGCAGCAATACGGATGTCTATGCCTTTGAAGATGAAGCTCAGGTGAACGGGCATCATTTTATGGGCAAGAACAATACCTTTACGACAAAGAGCTTTGCCGAATACCAGAATGTCGACTGGACAGAAAAATCGGTTGACCTTGCAACGGGAATACATTTGGCCTATACAGTGACGGGTGATGAAAAGGGAACTCCGGTCGTATTGATTCACGGACTTACCGATGGTCGAGTTTCTTGGTCGCAGGTGGCACCGTCGCTTGCCAAAAAAGGCTATCGCGTTTATGTACCCGAATACCGCGGCAACGGAAAAACGGACAAGCCGATTGATGAATCTTCGTATTCTGTCGCTGAACTTGCAAGCGATATAGCAGCCTTTGTCGAAAAACTTGGCCTGAAAAAAGTTCACATTGTGGGACATTCGCTTGGAGCCTTTATTGCTCAGGAATTATCCATCACGAACGCAGAAATTGTTTCTTCAATCACCTTGATTGGTTCAGGTGCTTCGGTTGACGAGAAGAATGCCACGCTGGATTGGCTTGTGAACGGTACCGATGACGAATCGTTCGATGGCATTTATGCATACGATTCGACCCAGAAACTCCCCGAGAGCTTTATTCAGGCGTGGGGCTACAGCACGAATCCGGATAAGGGTTTTCAGGCCGCCAATCTGGAACACCTGAAACAAGTTCCCTACTATGTGTGGAAATACCTGGTCAAGAATCTTTTGAAAATAGATAATACCAAGCGTCTTTCTTCGATTGCGACCGATGTTCAAATCATATGGGGTACTAAAGATGCCTTGTTCGACAGCGAATCTCAGAAAACCTTGCAAAAGGGACTTTCTGGAGCAAAAAGTGTTGTGTTCCACGAAGTTGAAGGTGCCGACCATAATACCCATTGGGGCTCTGCCGAAGACGTGAAAACGGTAACGGGTTATATCGATGAATTTATTAAGAGTTTGAAAAAGTAA
- a CDS encoding DUF4421 family protein, with protein sequence MKCVLKIFLFALVFAGFAFAEAQDSDEPSVSKFRERFSLRFLCDYNFVAIWNSAYNNSTLNSNRPINVGIGFGYDSLFTTFGISWDVSADFKYSLPFTTSKEKSDTQAFETGLDFFPGNWWLAAKLRFYSGFTTEVERDGEKEREFIDLWFADMYFSMLWMATAKEIFAPRSAYFLDRRQKKSAGSLIIGGRLQRNIAEDNDGVLGYENDKRDITSIWGDVGYTYTFVFGNGYFWNLWGVVGIAYGREHANDGNLLLPESDIKTALGYIGEKWAWNIVLKCGYSAIAFGEHLEQKYVSAFEILVVRRF encoded by the coding sequence GTGAAGTGCGTCCTGAAAATATTCCTGTTTGCCCTGGTGTTCGCAGGGTTTGCCTTTGCCGAAGCGCAAGACAGCGACGAGCCTTCGGTTTCCAAGTTCCGTGAACGGTTCTCGCTGCGTTTCTTGTGCGATTACAATTTCGTGGCTATCTGGAATTCCGCCTACAACAACTCGACGCTCAATTCGAACCGCCCGATCAATGTGGGCATCGGCTTCGGTTACGACAGCCTGTTTACCACATTCGGGATTTCGTGGGACGTGTCCGCCGATTTCAAGTACAGCCTCCCTTTTACCACTTCAAAAGAAAAATCAGACACCCAGGCTTTCGAGACAGGGCTCGACTTTTTCCCGGGAAACTGGTGGCTTGCGGCAAAGCTCCGCTTTTACAGCGGCTTCACCACGGAAGTCGAACGCGACGGCGAAAAGGAACGGGAATTCATAGATCTCTGGTTTGCGGACATGTATTTTTCGATGCTCTGGATGGCGACCGCGAAAGAAATTTTCGCCCCCAGGAGCGCCTACTTTTTGGATCGCCGTCAAAAGAAATCTGCCGGGAGCTTGATTATCGGCGGGCGCCTGCAACGAAACATTGCCGAAGACAACGACGGGGTCCTCGGCTACGAAAACGACAAGCGCGACATCACCTCCATCTGGGGTGACGTCGGGTACACCTACACCTTCGTTTTCGGCAACGGGTATTTCTGGAACCTCTGGGGCGTTGTAGGCATCGCGTACGGCCGCGAACACGCTAACGACGGCAACCTGCTGTTACCCGAATCGGACATAAAGACCGCATTGGGCTACATCGGGGAAAAATGGGCTTGGAACATCGTTCTTAAATGCGGATACTCCGCCATTGCGTTTGGCGAACATCTGGAGCAAAAATACGTATCTGCCTTCGAAATCCTTGTGGTACGCAGGTTCTAG